The bacterium genome contains the following window.
CTGCTTCGCCGCGTCGGCCAGCGCCGCGACGTCCTCCGCGTCGCGCAGCCGCTCCAGCATCTTCCCCGTCAGGTCGATCAGCGTCTGCAGCGAGTGCACGAGCACCTTCGCCGCGGGCCGGACCTCGGTGAAGTTGTAGAGGCCGATACGGCGGGCGACGCCCTTGATCAGGTTGAGCGTCGATTCCTGGTAGCGGTTGATGTAGAAGATGTCCTCGCGGTCGATCGGCGTGAGGAACGTCGCCGAAAGCTGCTTGGAGATCTCCCGCTCCATCGCGTTCCCTTTGACTTCGAGCGCGGCGATGTCGTCGCAGATCACCGTCTTGTTCTCGATGTCGTCGAACAATTCGGCGAGGCGGCTGGCGGCGGCCTGAAGGTTCTGGTGCTGGTCGAGGAACAGGTCGAAGAACTTGACCGACCTCGGGAAAAGCGAGAAAGCCATTCAGCGCTCCTTGGGCGGCCGCAGGAAGGGCGTGGTTTGCGGCGGCGCCGCGGGGCCCAGTCCGGGGATTCGTCGCGGAAATGTCGCGCCGTCGTCGGACGGCGGACGCTGGATTGTAACGCGAGCGGCGCGACGGGGCCGGAACCGCGCCGCGGTTCACGCGCCGGGCCGGACGCCGTACCATGCTGAGGCGCGACCGTCCGGGCCGGATTCCCGCGAACAGGCCCGGATATGGCGCGAAGGAGACGGCGATGCGGATCGCGTGGAACGCCAAGCGGAAGCGGCTCGTCGGGCGGGGGCTGGCGGCGGTCGCCGCGCTCTTCGTTCTCTTCGTGATGTTCGGGTTCTTCGTCGCCCCGTCCCTGATCCGCCGGGCGGCCGTCTCGCGCCTCTCGGCGCTGCTCGACCGGCCGGTCGCGCTGCGGGAGGTGAGCGTCAACCCGCTCACCCTGACCGTGACGCTGCGCGGCCTCTCGATCGCCGCGCGCGGCGGCGGGCCGTTCGTCGACCTCGACGAGGCCCGCGCGCGCGTCTCCCTGGCCTCGATCCGCCATCTCGCGCCGGTGGTGGACGAACTGACGCTCGACCGCCCGCGCCTCCACTTCGCCCGCCGCGCCGACGGGGAACTCGACGTCGCGGACCTCGTCGCGAAGTTCTCCCGCCCCGCGGCGCCGGGCGAGAAGCCGGCCCGCTTCTCCGTGGCCAACATCGTCCTGCAAGGCGGCGAGATCGACTTCGTGGACGAGCCGGTCGGCCGCACCCACACCGTGCGCCGGCTGCGGCTGCAGGTCCCGTTCGTCTCCAACCTGCCGCGGGACATCGAGGTCTTCGTCGAGCCGCTGCTCGAGGCGGAGATCAACGGACGGGCGCTCTCGCTGCGCGGCAAGACGCGCCCCTTCGCCGAGGACCGCGAGACGGCGGTCGACTTCGCGATCCGCGACATCGACGTCCCGTTCTACATGCAGTACGCGCCGAAGGACCTCGGCTTCCGCCTGCCCTCCGGCCGCCTCGACGTCGAGGCGCGCGTTTCGTTCCGGCAGCCGAAGGACGCTCCGGCGGCGGTCGTCGTCTCCGGCGCGCTCGATGGGCGGGACTTCAACTTGGCCGACGCCGGCGGAACGGTCCTGGTCAAGCTGCCGCGGACGCGGCTCGAGGTCGCCGGCTTCGACTGGGCGGCGCGGACGCTGAAGATCGCCGCGCTCCGCTTCTTCGGCCCCGCGGTCGATCTCGCGTTCGACGAGCGCGGGCGGTTCAACCTCGCCGCGCTGGGCGGCTCGCCGCCGCCGGACGCCGCGCCGCGCCCCGCGGCCCCCGCCGCGCGCGCCTCCGCGCCGTTCGTCGTCGACGTCGACCTCGTCCGCGTCGAGGGGGGAACGCTGACGTTCGCCGACGCCCCGCGGCGCTTCGCGACCGCCTTCCACGACGTCGTCTTCGAGGCGACCGGCTTCTCGACCCGTCCGGGCGCGG
Protein-coding sequences here:
- a CDS encoding DUF47 family protein encodes the protein MAFSLFPRSVKFFDLFLDQHQNLQAAASRLAELFDDIENKTVICDDIAALEVKGNAMEREISKQLSATFLTPIDREDIFYINRYQESTLNLIKGVARRIGLYNFTEVRPAAKVLVHSLQTLIDLTGKMLERLRDAEDVAALADAAKQQVAQADLVLTIALGELYNVDPSHEGALLTVTMWAQVFDRLERAIEKAGHLVETIEGVALKNA